One stretch of Asterias rubens chromosome 8, eAstRub1.3, whole genome shotgun sequence DNA includes these proteins:
- the LOC117293576 gene encoding uncharacterized protein LOC117293576 has translation MGLVKINNYKDYWSSHPGLRNKLISQTMKRHRFDALSQHISCNDPDKNPDLIRDKVHRYHAKKKSSLHPILPACDKVRRKCLRNYKPHWELSLNEAMVKYRGFKASVRKFFMPFKPIRTGFKIYVLAEAATGFFINFTIHPHGGTPTKMVDIVMATAKHQLNLYHHIFTDRLYTSVFLAPTLLAKRTYLTGAVKSNSKGLPKDFTTSQSNPNHKKVKHLNTCERGTFYTCQNGQLTSCLWKDSKVMMLLSSAHQGWRDPNTGTVVRKVANADGRLKKRCIPAPPQAVDYTKNMGGVDKGDQLRSYHTCSRKSQLWWHSILYFLLDVARVNAWLCYKQHHTPAANDGSSASTSGTDDDQGDGRVLTHSKFVLAVVSELIDGYATGDVPKQPPTCPVPGSNSAGHVSVKMPGRNARWCRWCRLKSTRRGCNVCGVNLCPGRCFIEFHSIKEREADSTTSTTD, from the coding sequence ATGGGCCTGGTAAAAATCAACAACTACAAGGATTACTGGTCTTCTCATCCTGGGCTGCGCAACAAGTTAATTTCACAGACCATGAAGCGCCATCGATTTGATGCCCTCAGTCAGCACATCTCCTGCAATGACCCGGACAAAAACCCAGATCTGATACGTGACAAAGTTCATCGCTACCATGCCAAGAAGAAATCCTCACTTCATCCAATCCTGCCTGCATGTGACAAGGTGCGCCGAAAATGTCTCAGAAACTACAAACCACACTGGGAGCTGAGTCTCAACGAGGCCATGGTGAAATACCGAGGTTTTAAAGCCAGTGTAAGGAAGTTTTTCATGCCCTTCAAGCCCATTCGCACTGGATTTAAGATCTATGTCCTCGCTGAGGCAGCCACGGGATTCTTCATCAACTTCACTATTCATCCCCACGGAGGAACCCCTACAAAGATGGTAGACATTGTGATGGCGACAGCAAAGCATCAACTCAACCTTTACCATCATATTTTCACAGACCGGCTCTACACCTCAGTTTTCCTGGCTCCTACCCTCCTCGCTAAGCGTACCTATCTGACTGGTGCTGTCAAGAGTAATAGTAAAGGGCTACCAAAGGACTTCACAACATCACAGAGTAATCCAAATCACAAAAAGGTCAAGCACTTGAACACCTGCGAAAGGGGAACCTTTTACACCTGCCAGAACGGCCAACTGACATCATGCCTTTGGAAAGACAGCAAAGTCATGATGCTCCTGTCATCTGCACACCAAGGTTGGAGGGATCCAAACACAGGCACGGTGGTGCGCAAAGTGGCCAACGCAGATGGACGACTTAAGAAGAGGTGTATTCCTGCCCCACCCCAAGCGGTTGACTACACTAAGAACATGGGAGGCGTCGACAAGGGTGACCAACTCAGATCGTACCACACTTGTTCACGGAAGTCACAACTTTGGTGGCACAGCATCTTATACTTCCTGCTGGATGTTGCCAGGGTAAACGCCTGGCTGTGTTACAAGCAGCACCACACACCAGCAGCCAACGACGGCTCAAGTGCCAGTACCAGTGGCACTGATGACGACCAGGGTGATGGCCGAGTACTAACACACTCCAAGTTCGTGCTTGCAGTAGTCTCTGAGCTTATCGATGGGTACGCAACAGGAGATGTGCCGAAACAACCTCCAACTTGTCCTGTCCCTGGGAGCAACAGTGCAGGCCATGTCTCCGTGAAGATGCCAGGTCGGAATGCAAGATGGTGTAGGTGGTGTCGGCTGAAGTCAACACGCCGAGGTTGCAATGTGTGTGGAGTCAACCTATGTCCAGGAAGATGCTTCATAGAATTCCATTCCATCAAAGAAAGAGAGGCAGACTCCACCACAAGCACCACCGACTAG